The following are encoded in a window of Candidatus Methylomirabilota bacterium genomic DNA:
- a CDS encoding site-specific integrase, which translates to RTFGTKAIENGTNIVTVRQILGHSNVNTTERYLWPEVKQQREAVEAVSAWVDTALNGQQALAADNAEPAQLAEK; encoded by the coding sequence GCGGACCTTCGGAACGAAGGCCATCGAGAACGGGACCAATATCGTCACTGTCCGGCAGATACTCGGGCACTCGAACGTCAACACCACCGAGCGGTATCTGTGGCCTGAGGTGAAGCAGCAACGCGAGGCCGTTGAAGCCGTGTCGGCCTGGGTGGATACGGCACTGAACGGGCAGCAAGCCCTAGCGGCCGACAACGCCGAGCCTGCGCAACTAGCTGA